In Cinclus cinclus chromosome 1, bCinCin1.1, whole genome shotgun sequence, the sequence TCTCTAATTTCTTCAAAACAGCaagaggaaaagctgtttgGTTTTAGGGATGCTTTTAACTGCTGCTAGCCTGAGATagtatagaaaatatttttaaggtgcagatgttttatttaaatatttaaatattctgaagAACTTAATTTGAAACTAGGAAGTCTAAGGAAGGACAAAGTTACAGTGAAACCTGTGAGATGCAGATTTGTAAATCTTTCAGGTTTGAGAGGGGTGTGTAAACTTTTTCAATAGATCATATGCATGGCCTCTAAGTAATGCTCACCATCTTTCCAAATGAGGTAAAGGATTTCAGAGGAGAAAGTTGTGTCTGAAACTAttaatcaaatttattttacaaaggtttggaaaagaaaactcaAGTACTCCAGCCAGAGGAGAAGAAGACTGTAGCATATCATGAGGCAGGGCATGCAGTTGCAGGATGGTTTTTGGAGCATGCTGATCCACTGTTAAAGGTAAGAAGGCTAATTTGAGCTTGTAATTTTAATAGTAGCATGgacaacatatttttctttttttccttcttaatgtTAAAAGGATACTAAAATGTataatcttttaaaaagcagtctGTGTCAATTTTAGAGTACATTTTGGTTCATTTCTTGTAACTTGCTTAACTGTTTTCTGACTTACCTGTTACATAGTCTAAATTTCCTTTGAAAGTGAGAGACCTGTTCTTCCCATGAGTCTGCCTGCCTTGATGGCTGCTTTTTCTCTGAGGCTTTCAGTACTGATAATTGGTTTAAGTTACTCTTACCAGGTTACACAGGTATACTTCAGGAATATATAAGGCTAAATTTTAGTTTCAGTTTGCTTGCTTTTGGGTTCACAGCGTGACATGTTGAACATAGAGGCGGAAAGCATCTCAATCTCCCAAACTTGCTTTAGCATTCATATTTTTGCATAGCTGTGTTTTTAATCACATCTCAAGCTCAAAAACAATCTTGTACAATTTACTCCTGGAAGAAAGGTCATTAGTAAGTGTGGAAATTCCTTAAACTGCTCAGAATACTAAAGATGGAAAAATGCTATGTCTGTTACAGAGTACATAATGCCCAATACCTAACACTCAAGcatgtactggtttgaaaagcaaaaccagtgagatttcaagtcagtaatacaatttttaatagggaggagaaaaaggaaaaaaacaaaatacatgcaataataaaaaaataaaaccactgactgagtcagaatacaacctgataccctgcCAGTCGGGGTGTTGTTGCAGTCCAATTTAATGGTGGCTACagtcctcctggattacagatgtagttcagttgaagcagtggtattgtagaaggtgcagttttcctccgaaaggtccagtgatgatgtggaaaaaaagtctAGTTCTTCCTCTtgaatccagtggaaaaaaggctgcttttggcgtactaaacctcagtttttatctaggtagcAAAGGCTTGGCttgtcctcctggctggagcatctcccaatgggatggtgtaatcttatcagttatacagtaggactcaatggcccattaacagaagatacttcccacagagataaggatgatcacccttctcagatggtaatagaatatgtatcttgtattgtaaaccaggacaaagaATTGaggattttaattaaaatggcGCTGTTTTTAGAGAAGATATGACAGTGGCTTACTTTTCCAGATATTCTAGTAGTTGTTACCCAGTTTAGAGCTAGCCAGGACTTGTAAGGATAAAACACAATGGGGGCAAAACTGTAAACTGAAATAAACTGAATTAAACCTCAAGCATGAGTATGGTGTAGGTTGTAGTATTAAAAAGTAAGTCAAACTGAAGAATGCTTTATGGCTTTTCACACTGTTTAGCACTGTGTAGCactgttaattttgtttgtaGGTATCTATTATTCCACGTGGTAAAGGACTGGGTTATGCTCAGTATTTGCCCAAAGAACAGTATCTTTATACCAAAGAGCAGCTACTGGACAGAATGTGCATGACTCTGGGAGGACGTGTATCTGAACAAATCTTCTTTGGAAGAATTACAACTGGTGCCCAAGATGACTTGAAGAAGGTGACCCAGAGTGCATATGCTCAGGTATGGGCTTCagtgagactttttttttcctttatggtTTTCTTTATCTCTGACCTaactaatatttttatatgatgCAATTTCATCACGTGTTTGCTTCAAAAGACTTGTTTCAGAAACACTGCATGAGTAAACATCATGGTGTTGTTTAGAGATGCcgataaaaatattttacttcagtCTCACAACGACAATCCGTGCATTAGGGTTCAATTACTGCCCTACATCTGCCCACAGGAACATACATGTTGCAGTTGGATCCAACTGGATTCAATTACATGTGGAAATTGTTGtacttatttaaaaatgtaatttaatgcTAAGATTTGATCATATCATCCTACATTTGCAATTGCCCAGTGTGAAGATTCAATTTGGATTCACGCTTGAAATCCAGACAACCTTACATGAAAGCACTATTTGATGTCAGTTAAGGCTATGGGAATTAAGACATCGATTTGTGTTTGTCATATTAACTAATGTAGATAAGTCATTTAAAATCTTATCAATGCAGTGACTCACCTAAGTGTAGCTGTGGGCCACACACATGTGTTATTACATTTCCTGCATCAGGACAAAAGGTGTCATAAGACACAAAGAGCAAGAGATATTTTGGAGTACACTTATCTTGCCCTGCTTGCTtatccccaaaccccacctaTTCTCAGGCATGCTTCTTGTTGCCTCAGTTCTGGAAGTAAATATGAAATGATCTCCTGTTAATTCTATGAGATCTCCAGATCTCTTGTTcaattttaagtttaaaaaaataagtctaCTTATGGACTTTACTGCATGTTAACCAAAAAAAGTATCAAACTTTTCTTAAGAAAGCAGGTTAAGATGCTTGGTTCTAATGGTGAGATCTCTTTGAATTCTGGATATTTGTTGTTATACCTATGTGGATCTTGCTAGACTGAGAAGTGCTGCTTTAGTAACCATAAAGTTGATAGTAGCCATGGAGTGAAGAAATAAATAGCAGTTTGAACttgcttctgcctctgctggaGAAAAATGAGGTTGAAACATCTACATTTGGCAACCGGACAAGTCAGTATTCAGACTGAGTCAAGCAAAATAAGAATTGTTTTCACATTTGTAGAGTGTCTTGAGATGAGGAATATAGTATGATTTTTGGACTTGTTAGAAAAAACCTTCAAGACCCTCTACTTTAGTACTTAAGTCATCTGTATGGGTGAGTAGAATATGCTAaactttagaaatattttgaattggCAAAACACTTCTATTTCTGGTAAAAGAGGAGGGTTTTACTGCTTAAGGAAGCCTGAAGTGTTTTTGTGTaatattttagaatttaaaCAGCAAAGCACAATGCATACCACTAATACTACTTTAAAATGGTGTTGTGTCCTTCACTTTATTCAGTAAAAAGAAACAAGTGCAAGTCAACATGCGTGTATTAACTTCAGTAGACTTGAGTTTTCAGGGAAGGGTTGATGTTACAGGAAAAGATTAGGTTATAGCAAAAttacttcttcctttcctttatgTTGGCCATATTTTACATCAACCTACCCTGAAGTCTTGCTGTCtcctttgtttatttgttttgtttttggttttttttcctgcagattgTTCAGTTTGGTATGAATGAAAAAGTGGGGCAGATTTCCTTTGATCTCCCTCGTCAAGGAGACATGGTCTTAGAGAAACCTTACAGCGAGGCAACTGCAAGGTTGATAGATGAAGAAGTGCGGTCGCTAATTAATATTGCCTATGAAAGGACATTAAATCTGCTGACtgagaaaaaagcagaagtggAGAAGGTGAGCATTACAGGATTTTTAGCCACTTAGTTCCAGCTGGTTAGCCAAAATCTGAATTGAACTGAATAAGATTTAAAATAGTGACTATGTAAATATATGAGGAAGTTTGCTCAAAACCCATTTGATGCAATCTTCAGAATGTGTCAGAAGACTTAACAGAAACCTCCTTTTGTATTGGAACATGTCTGAGCATCTCGTGAGCATAATTTAACATCCCTCCCTGCTTATGTGGTCTATATTAATTTGGAAAGCTGGAGGGAAGAGTGCCTACTAGCATAGGGTTTAGTGGATGTGATAGGCAAACTTAAAAACCTGAAGATTAAATACCAGAATACCAATTGTTTGGGCTAAAAGAAGCTCTCATAAACAGGGATGTTCACATGACTTCTTTTCTTTGAATTCCTTTTGAGCAGTAAGAAAAGTACCTTTGTCTTCTTCCTTTGCTGTCCCTTGGCTGCTTATGATCTGCCTCTCTGCAGCTGAGATTCAGCTTGTGCGTATTCTTTCTTCATTCCACAAAATCTGATACAGCAAAGGAATGATTTTCTAGGATAGGCATCCAATAGGCTTACTGACAAGGAGACAAGTTTGTATGGGCTCCATAAATCCTGTTGTAGCAGGTCAGCATCCCAAAAGGGATCACTGAGTGTGGTTTGTGCTGAACAATGAGCTCACTGACCTAAGGCTGCAAACTACCCTGGTGCAGTGTTCACACATTGGTATTTTATGGTGCTCTTGAGCTTGttacacagcagcagcctgactgGACCATCCCCACTGACTGGAAGGGACCATGTGTTTTCATCTGTCACTTAATGTCTTGCATCAGGAGCCTTTTGGCAGAAGAGAAaagctgctgttctgaagcAACAATAAAAGAAGCAGTGACCCACAGTGAAGGCACTTTGCTTAATCTTAAAAGCaggtttcaaaataaaattgtatttgtGCTTCCTAAATGCTCAAGGGAGAGGAAAATCTTGTATCTGATGAACTCTGAAAAACCTGTTTTTTCTATCAAGATTAATCAATGCCAAATTAACTGCCTGAGcaattaattaatgttttctcAATAGGACAGCTATTTTAAGATACTTGATATGTATGACATGGCATAACTTGTTGTGCTATTCCAGGTTGCCCTGAGGCTACTGGAGAAGGAAGTGCTTGATAAAAGTGACATGCTAGACTTGCTTGGCCCAAGACCATTTGCAGAAAAGTCTACTTATGAAGAATTTGTGGAAGGTACAGGAAGTTTGGATGAGGATACTTCATTACCAGAAGGCCTTAAAGACTGGAACAAAGAGcgtgaaaaagaaaaagaggagacAACAGATGAACAGGTCGCTAGGCAGATCAGAGGAGGGATGCCATTTTAACTGAAGTGTGTACCCACAGTGACTTGCActctgaaagagaaacaaactCACCTAGTTTgtacttcaaaacaaaaaatatttattcaaccAAACTGTATTAGGGATGGGTGGAAGAGTGACCTCTTGGGATGAGATAAGGATGTTCGGCTTCTGATGTACATGTGTGAGATCATCAGTTCACTGGTAAAAGGTGATCGTCTTTTGTTTGCCAGCATACAAGGAATTTGAGCTGCAGTGGAATGCCAGAACTGAGCCTCTCAAGCATTGGAACAGTACAGATTCATGCACAGACTTTGTGGCACtggtctttttttattttttttttctttaaaatgtctgCAAGCTTATAAAAATCAAAGGTTTTTTGATTATTTATCTAAACTATACCTGTATGTGACCtgtttccaaaaagaaaatcataaaaaaCATCATCAAATGTGAAAGTCTGGTTGTACAAACTACTAGCTTTGCAAAGCTATCAGCTCTTTCATCTGACCCTTTCCCCTTCAACTCATTTTGATTTTAGAGTTTGACTACAGAGAGCTGCCCTGTAAGTTGACAGTGAAACTGGACACTTgcttaaatatattaaaatgtacTCATGGTTCAGTGTCTAAAATTAAGTCTGAAACTGTTTGGCTCCTGCAGTTTTACCAGTCAGTTTTTTACAGTGTTCTGTAAAATATTGAACATATGAATGTGTTGTGTAAATACAGTTTGAGTCAATAAAAACAGTACTTTTCTGAACAAagcttgtcttttttttgtcttttttttttcctggtttctggGTATAGAATTCAAAACAATGCAAAACTCTGTTAAAATAGGGTAACAGGGTTGTGCTTACAAATACAAGCAGCAACCAAAACCAAAGGTGATAAATCAGATTGTCAGTTTCATACTCGTTTGCTTAATCTTAAGATATGGGGTTTTTCCCCTGCTTAGCCAAATAATCTGCTTCTTGTTGTCTGTTGCATGCTAAGAATTCATTAGTTGAAGAATTCAGCTGTTCAAAAATTAATGGCATGtctccccatcccagcagaAGACAGTTTATCTGTTTGTCAGAAGGCAGGAAGCATGTTTGGAGGGTGGAGTGGTGGttaagggggaaaggaaaataaacccatCTTCTCTGCTGGACCAAATATCCTTTAAGGGTAATGAGTCAGAGTGTAGGTTAAAAGGATAACTAGTGAGTGATTCCATCTGTATGTTGCAACATACTGGAAACCAGTAGGCTGACAAAGGAAAAAGTTCATCTGAAAGTTTAGATCCTTGGTTCcaaatgtatttaaattatttatggaaatgattcttttggattttctttttcttcatgatCAAACTTCTATCTGTGATGTTACCTGGCTTTACAGGTGAAGAAGAAtgagggaaaacagaaaatattgctACTGTGGGCATATTTACTGGGAATTTTTAGTTGTTAAACACTTCTATTTATCTCTACTGTGTTTGTTGAAGAATGAATGATAAATAGGAAAGAAGCTTGAAAAACACTAAACTTCATTTCCTTAATTACTGGAGTCAAAGTTTAGAATGATTTGTAGCAAAATTCTTCTATAAAACTCAAGGCAGTGACTGATTTCTGTGCTTATGCTCTAGTGTTGTATCTTAACGTGTATTCTGCATTAATGTCTTGTTTGTTATCCTCCAGTTTAGCTGAACACTTCTTGTCTGGGATATTCAGTTTGTAGCCAGCGCTGAGGACTAGCTGTGCTTATACAGTAAAGATCAGAGTTCTGCATCTCTTCATTCCTTGCTGaataaaaccagcagaaaacTCAGCAATCAACCACCCAAACATCAAAACACTTAATCTGACTCTTCACAGTGGAACTACCCGACTTTGAAAGAATCATCTCCAGATGATTTCTCTTAGTCCTTGTTTGTGTCTACTAATAAATTCCACTTTTGTTCAGTTGCAGCATGCAATAAATAAGTGTATGAAAATGGGTTTACCTCTCCTTTACCTCTGTTTTAGAACATTAACTTGCTTGCTTAGCCTTGCATTAGCAGGTCTTAATATTTTGTGCCAAAAACAGCAGAATTTGACAGCGTTGGGATTTTGGCATCaaagataagaaaaaacaacaaaaaaactactGTTTACCCAACCTGCTTCTTTGAAGAGGATTTCTAGCCTCCTTCAACTCCCAAATTTAGGATGTCAGGTGGTTGAACGTAAATCAAGAAAATCAAGTTCagtctgctctgtggctgcCAATAATGCCAGATTAATTTTTGTTGCAAGCAGTGCTGCTTCAGCCAGGGGCTCGTACAGCACCAAGTGAActgctgagctccctgctcctcccaagGCCGGGAGAAGAAGCAGGTCTAGACCCTCTTTCCCAACCTGACCCTGTTCCCAAGTGGTGACCACATTTTCCTAAAGGATACAAGTGcaagagaaggaagggagagTGTAATCCGAGCAGTAAACAGTAAACGTGGGATGCAGAGAAAGCAAGAGCCTGAGGTGGTTTGGTGAAGGCAGCATGTGCAAGGACTCTCCTGACTGTGAGCTGAGGGCCTGCCCCTTTCCTTGCTGGCTTTGACCAGAGTGGCTTTGTAAAGGAGCTGACCTATGGAGCTAAGATTACAATTTCTGTCCTGATGCCACACCCTCTTCCCCAGGAAACGTCTTGCCTGCTCCCAGTTTCCAAGTGGTGTCAGTGGTACAGGCTgccattattttcttcacagcCTAGCGTTGACAGATGTGTTTGTGTCtgagcagtgggagctgcaCTTCTGGGACTCCTGGGGTCTGGCTTCTCCTGGCAGCCTGCTGCTAGATCCTGCTCTGTGGCCAGGTGCAAAGCaggtacaaaagaaaaatatggtgGGCCAGGGATGGAAATAAAACGTGCCAGTGACTAGGCTGAATAACTAgatgagaaatgaaaaacacaCAGTTGAGGAATTTGAAAAGAAGAGTAACAAAGCCAGGTAGAACTCCGTGGAGAATATTATTGCAAAGTGAGAGAGGTTTCCAAGAAAAAGGCAGGGAGTTATTTGAAAGGAAGTGCAACTGAAGGAATTGCTCACTAAACTTGCTACTAAAACAATTTTCAGTTGTATCTCAGGAAAGGAAGATGATTAGTGGTGGTTGactgaagagaaacaggaaGTGTTTGTGCTTCCTGGAAGTTGGTGTGCTTTGTTTGGCTCTGTTACTGCTTATGTACAGGCTGGTCCTCTGATGATCCTGGGGTCATTATGGtggcagggtttttttctccctaggATCAGATGGAAGAGGTGTCTCTTTTTTTCTAAGGAGAACATTAGTTTTCCTCTTCCACCTCCACACATTCTAGAAATTCACATCAAACAGTTGCAAGTAAACACACGTGCCAGAATGGGTGAGTCAAAGCAGTACTATTGTAAGCTCTGAATTCCAGAGCCTCAGTCTGCATTCTGCATTTTGAGTCAAGTGTATGAAATGCAGCAAGGAACAGGCTGGTTCCCCAAGTTAATAACTCCATTATTTAGCAATGCCAAGATTTCTGGTATTTTTAAAgtactgacttttttttttttttaacagtaataCCAGAATTTGACTTGGACCTGAAATCTGTTTTACaacaaaatgcagttttgcaCACAATAAGACGGTGAGTTCTATTTCATTCAGCAGAAACTATGCTAGTGCCTTGATTGGAAAACCTGTGCCACAGCTGTGTGATGGCAGGCTCTGAGTCTGTAAGGCATCCTCCTCCCTTTCAAAGCAAATAGTCAACCATTTACAAAGAATCAACTTCACTTTGAAGTTTAATGGCTTTACTCACAATGGATTTTGCTTTGTATTGCCCTGCATAGTAATTTCTCTTCAATGTATATTGTGTTATAACTTTATCTCATGATGTAGTTAAGACATACCCACATCTCACATTTATAAAATGCATGTTTGAAGGTGCTCTATGGATATTCATAAATCCTTAGGCATCACTATACATAGCAAAGAACGTGGCCCCTGTGAATTTGCTGACTCCTCTATGATCCTTCTACAGACAATCAGCCAGGCCCTCCCAAGCTCTGCCTCTGTGCCAAAGCCAGTCTGGTTGGCATGTTCCAGCAACTGTCTCAACCTCTGAAGTCAcattctgcaaaaaaaattgtacTTGATTAAAGCTAGTGTAGTTCCATTTCTGTGTGGAATAGAATTGGGCAGACAGCTTCAGGTTATGTGTTTAACAGTTGCGTCGTTTATATACTTCCTAAAGTACTGTCTCATTCCCTGAATACCAAACTAGCAAAGTACAATCTCGTCAGGAGCAGCAGACCTTTGGAAATTTCACTATGTTTGTAAAGTGCCTTTTTAATTACTGAGCAACATTTTTTGCTTGGAAAGTGCTTctgaaagcaagaagaaaaagcaagaagTGTTCTTGAAACATTTAAAGTTTGGATTTCCAGAGGTTTTCTcctttgtttgcttgctttgttGCCTAGGAACTGGCCTAAATAAGAGACTCCAAGTAGACAGAGTGTTCCCTGGTAGAGGCTCTCCAATGGAGAAGGGCTGTTTAATTGATATGAGCAGAAACATAAAGCATGCACGGAGAGCAAATGCCCAGCAGTCACTTTGTCAGCTGGCTCAGGCAGAGACTTTTCTGGCTCGGATTTAATGGGGGCAGATAAACCTGTTGTTCATCTTTCATTTTGCCAACTGTTTTGAGTACCGTGGATAAATGCTCTTGTACTTTAACCTTTATCTGTCCAGTTGTTTTAACCTATCTTGGTAGCAAGACGTGCACAGCATCTGTAGGTGTGGTGAACTTTCTAACCCGGGTCATGAGATCTGTTTGCACATAGCCTATATCCCCTGTACCACCATGATCTGTGGAATATCTGGATTTCAGCAACATGGGCTGGGTGAAATAGAGTATTAGCATCAGCAGCTGGTGATAGCTAGGAAGACCAGTAAGATACTGGGGTGGCACTTTAAACCCCAGGGATTCATGATAAATACCTCACAAATGGAGGGATTTCATATATACCATCTGTGGtaattcagcagcagcaagtgATGAAGTCACATCACACAAATCCATCCTCTAGCCTGCAGCTCACTGGGTATTTATGTAGCATTGACTGCCCAGAACACTTCTGCTTGAGAGGGtactattaatttttattttctttttagaagaCTGGAATCAAGTATCACTGTTGACAGTTACTGTACAGAATAactaaaagctttttcttttattatgaataaattttgtttctggCAGTTCAGTATTGTACATTTGGTACAGAATGCTCCAAGCTCTAAGATTTTCTTACTCACAATTGGATGAAAATAGTGCAGCTCTAATTTGTAGATTTTCATGCCTATTTTACATCTTCTCTTCTACAGCTTTAGGGATGATGACCCTAAAGAAAAGATCCCAAACTAGCAATCTCCACATTCAGACTCTCAGGCCAAAGTCTTAACTGAATGCCTCACATTCGTCTCATGACTAGAAATGGCCTGATTTCCAGAAATGCTGAATGTCTTCAGTGATCCAGACAGACTCTAAAGAGCACTTCGACATCTGAAACTCATGctcccttttttattattttttaaatgtaagtaTGGGTTAACAAGCCTAATTATCAGAAATCCAGATTTGAGAATTTGGCCTGGAAAAAATCTcacacctgttttttttttattcattcatcTCTTCCTCATCATCTTCAAATGCTTCCTCTCCATCATTTGCTGTTGCTTCTTGGTATTGCTGATACTCTGAAACCAGGTCATTCATGTTGCTTTCTGCTTCTGTAAATTCCATTTCATCCATTCCCTCTCCTGTGAACCAGTGGAGGAAGGCCTTTCTCCTGAACATGGCAGAAAACTGCTCCGAGATCCTTTTGAAGAGCTCCTGGATGGCAGTGCTGTTGCCAATGAAGGTGGAGGCCATCTTAAGGCCACGGGGAGGTATGTCACACACTGCCACCTTGACATTGTTGGGGATCCACTCCACGAAGTAGCTGCTGTTCTTGTTCTGGATGGCCAGCATCTGCTCATCGACCTCCTTCATGGACATGGGGCCACGGAAGACCGTGGCCACCGTCAAATACCTGCCGTGCCTGGGGTCACAGGCTGCCATCATGTTTTTGGCATCAAACATCTGCTGGGTGAGCTCTGGGACTGTCAGTGCTCGGTAT encodes:
- the TUBB6 gene encoding tubulin beta-6 chain isoform X3 yields the protein MREIVHIQAGQCGNQIGTKFWEVISDEHGIDPAGGYVGDSALQLERINVYYNESSSHKFVPRAVLLDLEPGTMDSVRSGLFGQLFRPDNFIFGQTGAGNNWAKGHYTEGAELVDSVLDVVRKEVDEQMLAIQNKNSSYFVEWIPNNVKVAVCDIPPRGLKMASTFIGNSTAIQELFKRISEQFSAMFRRKAFLHWFTGEGMDEMEFTEAESNMNDLVSEYQQYQEATANDGEEAFEDDEEEMNE